A window of the Emys orbicularis isolate rEmyOrb1 chromosome 1, rEmyOrb1.hap1, whole genome shotgun sequence genome harbors these coding sequences:
- the LOC135883245 gene encoding protein NPAT, with amino-acid sequence MLLPSDVARLVLGYLQQEKLLVTCHEFILESSDLKEYAEHYTEEGFVPACLLSLFGKNLTTILNEYVAMKTKETTNEVPAIMSSLWKKLDYTLSQIRSMQNSAGFSANQRTRTRSGIAEMKRQRILQSAPPTSGLLSIAHQSGQLNSSCMATTQIIHRPTVNQNTSQTRLNMLFAHQSQTQENNVSTGDSIHILVPGPQERKFNSSLLSPGRRKSESQKKKSIASPGPHSTSRSFQDSSVVVVEEESEPLQELIDGNFPQLVIENAREKILSNKSLQEKLAENINKFLGSEGSVAQIPKQTDSGPAEQESSIDEIFGLQNEIHMSEEAIQDILEQTESDPAFQALFDLFEPGKNKTNKNAPHAISNQNGVEGTMLVDEHNLETIASSLETQEASDHSREAQSCTDYHSEEASCASKNSNDGDDITKKSVTCEQSHGSGKQKKQTDNLKTVNDEQIGELEIALESVPDLTDSNQRENSGTEQNKHFVESYSNKELPELVSKSQTAMETEKDALNHNGQNRPGLEYDHSDIPQSSLASLDEDTITIENRTYPGTSECHLSPDTSLSEKTNISPSHRNPDHSVMLKKSNASKCSQSGDSGKNEKDITEETPMLPIALQQNSNHHSNCQDLDKMVLDCVERSVNISDLTRTELQLEVVDTSNKPHSGNQFTLDKPSTKDLSLHSGSSDSERTQVEMQEPSSSTETDAETIFFSSGDDGCTEISVVSTESNPAVSEACRTPPLETACLTEESSTEFKSMGGVSSSSQPVDVDPSSIVSLKIIISDDPFISSDTELNNAVSSITGENLPTIILSSPAKTTGLSKCVTSEETERAGDSASAEQNLLVLRPKDPVVSTANIQNEDCTVFSVAGATNLSKDGGFIQLMPATSTAFGNSNNLYIATCVTDPTTLGTTVTPSNVVMLPGNSVPLAAQAPATQQLQTPPRSNMFTMNQTVSPNFSQGSAIIIASPVQPVLPGMVGMIPVSVVGQSGNTFSAPPRQVLHMPIANPMCNRSVPKIPIPPKSQKTTGARNKSNTGKLVTSTAKPVNHPSSRVQRAGNSDRNACADLGRKLEESSLTVPAESTSSNSKQNESHRRVLCFDSALSTPGGNTQVKNTKSSLQKERNENPLYAVDSPNAASASVKTQSNKREKEKTLPRILCKAEIGGSRNAAVREAQPERRAVAAGLALDPFHKTTANKENELRRDVDEKQKNQDAAKLSNGQKNVGLWNEKTVASVQEQNKKQGSLSNVNSKTSGSVSLSSKEPKRDQTKPSNHSLSLASPLTKQAVEMLHGIQWHSPASKVVENGDLPVPRTPSGVGDTHTEDISDSVRTPTCRRYIEDSTTPRIMVPPATPDLPACSPASETGSENSVSMAAHTLMILSRAAIARTNTMTPLKNNTQQFRSVRSTAKKRKLEDLNECERNSRSASKKELQSSTTPVKKKKIKKKKLPHCFPAGMDVDKFLLSLHYDE; translated from the exons GGTATTTACAACAGGAAAAGCTTTTAGTCACCTGCCATGAATTTATATTGGAAAGCTCAGATTTAAAGGAATATGCTGAGCACTATACAGAGGAAGGATTTGTTCCAGCCTGTTTACTG tcttTGTTTGGAAAAAACTTGACAACCATTCTTAATGAGTATGTAGCCATGAAAACAAAAG aaaccACAAATGAAGTTCCAGCAATTATGTCATCTTTGTGGAAGAAGTTAGACTATACTCTTTCTCAGATCAG GAGTATGCAGAATTCTGCAGGATTTTCTGCTAATCAAAGGA CACGTACAAGAAGTGGAATTGCAGAAATGAAAAGGCAGAGAATACTTCAGTCAGCTCCTCCAACCTCAGGACTGTTGTCTATAGCCCACCAGTCAGGACAACTTAATTCCTCTTGTATGGCAACTACCCAAATTATTCACAGACCAACAGTAAATCAAAATACATCACAGACAAGATTGAATATGTTGTTTGCACACCAGTCCCAAACACAGGAAAATAATGTCAGCA caggtgATTCTATACATATTCTAGTTCCTGGGCCTCAAGAACGAAAATTTAATTCAAGCTTGCTATCTCCAGGAAGACGAAAAAG TGAATCTCAGAAGAAGAAAAGTATTGCATCCCCTGGACCTCATTCAACAAGCAGAAGTTTTCAGGACTCCAGTGTGGTGGTAGTGGAAGAAGAAAGTGAACCCCTCCAGGAACTCATAGATGGCAATTTCCCT CAATTGGTCATTGAAAATGCCAGAGAGAAAATCCTGAGCAACAAATCTCTTCAGGAGAAGCTTGCAGAAAACATTAACAAATTTTTGGGCAG TGAGGGCAGTGTTGCTCAGATTCCTAAACAGACAGACAGTGGTCCTGCAGAACAGGAGTCCTCAATTGATGAAATCTTTGGACTTCAG AATGAAATCCACATGTCAGAAGAAGCAATACAGGACATCCTGGAACAGACAGAGTCAGACCCAGCTTTTCAGGCACTCTTTGACCTTTTTGAACCTG GTAAAAACAAGACTAATAAAAATGCACCTCATGCCATTTCCAATCAGAATGGAGTAGAAGGTACAATGTTGGTGGATGAACATAATCTGGAAACAATTGCAAGTTCTTTAGAAACACAAGAAGCTA GTGATCATTCCAGAGAGGCTCAGTCCTGTACAGATTATCATTCAGAAGAAGCATCATGTGCCTCGAAGAACAGTAATGATGGTGATGACATCACTAAGAAAAGTGTAACTTGTGAACAATCCCATGGAAGCGGTAAACAGAAGAAACAGACTGATAACCTTAAAACAGTAAACGATGAACAAATTGGTGAGCTTGAAATTGCCCTTGAATCTGTGCCTGATTTGACTGACTCTAACCAGAGAGAGAATTCTGGGACTGAACAAAACAAACACTTTGTGGAATCTTACAGTAATAAAGAGTTGCCTGAATTAGTATCCAAAAGTCAAACAGCTATGGAAACTGAAAAAGACGCACTAAATCATAATGGTCAAAATAGACCGGGTTTGGAGTATGATCATTCTGATATTCCACAGAGTTCCTTGGCTTCCCTTGATGAAGATACTATAACTATTGAAAACAGAACATATCCTGGAACAAGTGAGTGTCATTTATCACCAGATACGTCGTTATCTGAAAAAACAAATATAAGTCCCTCTCACAGGAACCCTGATCACAGTGTGATGCTAAAAAAAAGTAATGCATCCAAGTGTAGTCAATCAGGAGATTCAGGTAAAAATGAAAAGGATATAACAGAAGAAACACCCATGTTGCCTATTGCTTTACAACAAAATTCTAATCACCATTCTAACTGTCAAGACCTGGATAAAATGGTGTTGGATTGTGTTGAAAGATCTGTAAATATATCAGATCTGACGAGAACAGAGTTGCAGCTTGAAGTTGTAGATACTTCCAACAAACCTCATTCGGGTAATCAGTTTACACTTGATAAGCCTTCTACAAAAGATTTAAGTCTCCATTCAGGGTCATCCGATTCTGAGAGAACACAAGTGGAAATGCAAGAACCTTCATCTTCTACAGAAACAGATGCTGAGACTATATTTTTCTCTTCAGGTGATGATGGATGTACAGAAATTTCTGTAGTATCCACTGAAAGTAATCCTGCTGTATCTGAAGCATGCCGTACCCCTCCACTAGAAACTGCATGCTTGACAGAAGAGTCTAGCACTGAGTTCAAAAGTATGGGTGGTGTTTCTTCTAGCAGTCAGCCTGTGGATGTAGATCCTTCTAGTATAGTGTCCCTCAAAATCATCATCAGTGATGACCCATTTATTTCATCTGACACTGAGTTAAACAATGCAGTTTCCAGCATCACTGGAGAAAATTTGCCAACTATAATACTATCTTCTCCAGCCAAAACTACCGGGTTATCCAAATGTGTAACTTCAGAAGAGACTGAAAGAGCTGGGGACTCAGCTTCGGCAGAGCAGAATCTTCTTGTGCTCAGACCTAAAGACCCTGTTGTGAGCACAGCTAATATCCAGAATGAAGATTGCACTGTTTTTTCAGTTGCTGGTGCAACTAATCTTTCCAAGGATGGGGGATTTATACAGTTGATGCCGGCAACGAGCACAGCTTTTGGCAATTCAAATAACCTTTATATAGCCACCTGTGTGACCGATCCAACCACATTGGGCACTACTGTAACTCCATCTAATGTAGTCATGTTGCCTGGCAATTCTGTGCCACTTGCTGCCCAAGCTCCAGCAACACAACAGTTACAGACTCCCCCTAGATCAAACATGTTTACAATGAATCAGACTGTATCTCCAAACTTTTCACAAG GTTCTGCCATTATAATTGCATCTCCAGTGCAGCCCGTTCTACCAGGAATGGTGGGGATGATCCCCGTGTCAGTAGTGGGACAAAGCGGAAATACGTTCTCAGCACCGCCCCGCCAG GTTCTACACATGCCTATAGCAAATCCTATGTGCAACAGAAGTGTTCCTAAAATACCCATTCCTCCCAAATCTCAGAAGACCACCGGAGCAAGAAACAAGTCAAATACAG GAAAGCTGGTAACCAGTACAGCAAAGCCTGTGAACCATCCAAGTTCTCGAGTACAAAG GGCTGGAAATTCAGACAGGAATGCCTGTGCAGACCTGGGAAGGAAATTGGAAGAGAGTTCACTTACTGTACCAGCAGAATCCACGAGTTCAAATTCGAAACAGAATGAAAGCCACAGGAGAGTTCTTTGTTTTGATAGCGCCTTATCTACTCCAGGAGGAAATACTCAAGTTAAAAATACTAAGAGCTCATTACAAAAAGAAAGGAATGAAAATCCTTTATATGCAGTAGACTCTCCAAATGCTGCATCTGCCTCTGTTAAAACACAGTCCAACAAACGAGAGAAGGAGAAAACTTTGCCTAGAATTCTATGTAAGGCTGAGATTGGTGGTAGCAGAAATGCAGCTGTGAGAGAAGCACAGCCTGAAAGAAGGGCTGTGGCTGCAGGACTCGCATTAGATCCCTTTCACAAGACAACAGCGAATAAAGAGAATGAATTAAGAAGGGATGttgatgaaaaacaaaagaaccaGGATGCTGCAAAACTGTCGAATGGCCAAAAGAATGTCGGCCTTTGGAATGAAAAAACTGTTGCTTCAGTGCaggaacagaacaaaaaacaaggATCACTGTCAAATGTGAATAGCAAAACTTCAGGATCTGTTTCCCTATCTTCAAAGGAGCCAAAAAGAGACCAAACAAAACCTTCCAACCACAGCCTTAGTTTGGCAAGTCCATTAACTAAACAAGCTGTGGAGATGTTACATGGCATTCAGTGGCACAGCCCTGCTAGCAAAGTGGTTGAAAATGGGGATTTACCAGTACCCCGTACACCATCAGGAGTTGGGGATACACATACAGAGGATATCTCAGACAGCGTAAGGACACCAACTTGTAGACGTTACATTGAAGATAGTACAACCCCTAGAATAATGGTCCCTCCTGCTACTCCAGACTTGCCTGCCTGCAGCCCGGCTAGTGAAACAGGTAGTGAAAACAGTGTCAGTATGGCTGCCCATACATTGATGATTCTATCAAGGGCTGCTATTGCAAGGACTAATACTATGACTCCCCTGAAAAACAACACACAACAATTTAGGTCAGTGAGAAGCACAGCAAAAAAAAGGAAACTGGAGGACTTGAATGAATGTGAGAGAAACTCCCGTTCTGCTAGTAAAAAGGAACTTCAGAGCTCTACAACACCagtgaaaaagaagaaaataaag AAAAAGAAGCTGCCACATTGTTTTCCAGCTGGAATGGATGTAGACAAGTTCTTGTTATCTTTGCATTATGATGAATAA